AGAAGTAGATGGTCGTGCTTTTGTTGATTCAGCGCCTGTTTTAGACAAAGCATGGGCAAAAAAAAGTGGCTTGGGTTGGATTGGAAAAAACAGTAATCTCATCAATAAATCTAGCGGTTCGTTTTATTTTATTGCCGAACTCATTGTGGATTTGGATTTAGAATATGATGGAGCAATAAAAGATTATTGCGGAACTTGTACCAAATGCATTGATGCTTGTCCTACGGATGCGATTGTTGCACCTTATGTAGTAGATGGCAGCAAATGCATTTCGTATTTTACGATAGAGTTAAAAGAGAACATTCCGAATGAAGTAAAGGGAAAATTTAATAACTGGATGTTCGGCTGCGACATCTGCCAGGATGTTTGTCCATGGAACAGTTTTTCAAAACCACATGCAGAACCCCATTTCAAAGCAAATGCTGAACTTTTAGGAATGAAAAGGCAAGATTGGGAAGAGCTCACCGAAGAAACCTTCAGGCGCGTGTTTAAGGATTCAGCAGTAAAGCGAACCAAGTTTGCGGGACTAAAAAGGAATATGGAGTTTCTTAAGACTTAACAACCGATTTATACACTTCGTTAATCACATCTTTATATTGATGTCCGAATGTAGTTAAGCACCAAATCATCAATAATGCTTTCTCCTCAGGTTTTAGCCATTTTACGGCTTTCATTAACTCTTTGCGAAAAAGTGCTTTATCAAAACTCACTTTTTCTAATATATTCTTACTTAATTCAAACATACTCTTTGTATTAAGGGTTTACCACTCTTATTATTGACTAGAACTAAATTACTTCATTTAAAACGAAAAGTCAAGGACAAAGTTACTTTTTTAAAAAGGAATTTTTGATGAAATTTTTGTTAAAAAATGGTAAAGCCTTCTGCTTCACCTAGGTTGACAAGAATTATTATTTCTCGCTCCAGCGAAACGATTGTTGTTCCAGTCCAGCTAAATCAATCACGCGATCAATTACAGTAGCGGCAAGCTCTTCGAAGCTTTGGGGATTGCTGTAGAAAGAGGGGCTGGCCGGACAAATAATTCCTCCGGCTTCGGTAATGGTTTTCATATTGTTGATATGAATCAAACTCAGAGGTGTATCACGTGTTACCAATATTAATTTTCTGCGCTCTTTTAAAACTACATCAGCAGCACGTGATGTTAAATCGTTGGAGATGCCACTAGCGATGCGTGCAAGGGTTCCCATCGAACAAGGGCAAATAATCATCGTGTTATATTTTGCTGAGCCGGATGCAAAAGGCGCAAAAAAATCTGATTTGTTATAAATGGTAAACGGGAGTTTTTCATAATCGGAATTTCCCAATTCGAACTTCCACACATCTTTTGCATTGTCGCTCATCACAATGCCAACAGTTTCAATTTGTTCATGCAGTGCTTGTAATTTTTGCAACAACACTTTCGCATAAATGGAACCGCTTGCACCTGTAATGGCTACTACTATTTTATGTTTAGGGTTGTTCTGCATCTCCAAATCGATAAGTTAAAGTAAACGCTAATACGTTGTTTCTTTGTCCGGGATTAAACCAAAAACTCGCTCCGGAAGCGTATTTGCGAATGGGTAGCATTGAATTTGTAAATCGCCAGTTGATTCCTAATTTTTTATAAATCTGATAATTGATTCCAATGCTTGCACTTACTTCTGTTTTATAAAACGGAATCGGATTGTAAATTTCTCCAACTGCATCGTATTCTTTTGCATTGATTAAATAACCAATTCCCGGCCCGATTTCAAATGTGAATTTCTTTAGCTGATACTGTAATAACAAAGGAACTTCCACATAGTTTAGTCTCATCAAATAAAAACTATAATCGCCTTTGCTGCCATCGCCAATATGTTTGCTCCCTTTTTGCACAAACAAGATTTCGAATTGTGCACGCCATTTTTCACTGAGTTTTCCATTTAACGTTACCCCACCATCAAAACCAAATTTATCAAATCCTCCATAGGTATCTCCCTCCACCTGACTGGTGGCAATTCCCGCTTTTAAACCCGGTTTAAAACGCGTTTGCGCTTTTGCTGTACAAGTGAAAGCACAAATAAATAGTGTGATTATGACTGCATTCTTCATTGTAACAAAGTTAATTAAAATACAAACGCCCACACAATTGATGTATGGGCGTTTGAGAAATGGCAGCTAATTTTAAGGGAGGAGCTTGACTTCCTCCACTTGAATAATTTCTTTGGTACTCACACGATAGATATATGCAATTAGATGACAGTGATGCTCATCACAAACAACACCTTTATAGGCAGCAGGAATAGTATATGCAAACTTTTTAATGTGCGTTGTTCCTACTGGAATGCTACCAGTTGCCAACGGCTCACCCCACGCACCGGATGGAGTAATTGCATCGCGTAGCATGTGACGGTGAACATAAAATGGTTTAATGTTTCCAACACTATCCTGATAACTAACAATACTATCTTGTGATAATAATACAACCATTCTTAATGTATCACTCATTGTGGTTAAGAAAGAATCTTTTATAGAACAACAAATTTTTCGGGTAGCTAAATCATAGTCAACAGCTATTTGTAAGTCTACAACAGACGGTTCACCAATGATGCCGGCAACATAAGGTTTCCAGCCCGGAAAAAACTTTAAATGGGATAAGGATGTTGCATCAAATTCTTTTCTGTTGAACATCCCTTGTGGTAATCCAAAATCAGATGCACCGAATGTAGCATCATAGGCATCACCTACATCTGTTCGATAGTCTTGTGTAAATGCAGTTGAAGGAGAACCAGCATACCCTGGAGCAGGCACAGCAAAACTTCCAACATGAATTCCCAAACCTACAATTTGTCCGGCATACATCGAATCAATTTCATGCAATTCTTTAGCGGCACGCGGGCAGTTTCCGCACGTGTGGCCGGTAAAATCTTCAATCAATATTTTTTTGATGTGCGTGGTAACTGTTGGGAATGTTGGTGTTGGACAAGATGCGGTATCCCCTAAGTTTGCATTTGTATCCGGGTAAGGGTTTTCTACAAAATCACAAGAAGTGAAAAAGATGGAAGACACAAACGATAAAATTAAAAACTTCTTCATGGTCAAAATGTTTTAGAAACTACTTGTAACAGTTAAGGTAACACCATTGGATGCCGGCACTAATCGGCAAATACCGCCTACACAAAAAA
This Bacteroidota bacterium DNA region includes the following protein-coding sequences:
- a CDS encoding Omp28-related outer membrane protein, with the protein product MKKFLILSFVSSIFFTSCDFVENPYPDTNANLGDTASCPTPTFPTVTTHIKKILIEDFTGHTCGNCPRAAKELHEIDSMYAGQIVGLGIHVGSFAVPAPGYAGSPSTAFTQDYRTDVGDAYDATFGASDFGLPQGMFNRKEFDATSLSHLKFFPGWKPYVAGIIGEPSVVDLQIAVDYDLATRKICCSIKDSFLTTMSDTLRMVVLLSQDSIVSYQDSVGNIKPFYVHRHMLRDAITPSGAWGEPLATGSIPVGTTHIKKFAYTIPAAYKGVVCDEHHCHLIAYIYRVSTKEIIQVEEVKLLP
- a CDS encoding UbiX family flavin prenyltransferase — its product is MQNNPKHKIVVAITGASGSIYAKVLLQKLQALHEQIETVGIVMSDNAKDVWKFELGNSDYEKLPFTIYNKSDFFAPFASGSAKYNTMIICPCSMGTLARIASGISNDLTSRAADVVLKERRKLILVTRDTPLSLIHINNMKTITEAGGIICPASPSFYSNPQSFEELAATVIDRVIDLAGLEQQSFRWSEK
- the queG gene encoding tRNA epoxyqueuosine(34) reductase QueG, translated to MNSSKHTALIKAEAKRLGFDYVGISKADFLAEEAPRLENWLNKNMHGQMSYMQNYFDKRLDPRLLVPGAKAVISLLLNYYPSEKQVDDAAPKISKYAYGKDYHLVIKEKLNELLEFIKENIGEVDGRAFVDSAPVLDKAWAKKSGLGWIGKNSNLINKSSGSFYFIAELIVDLDLEYDGAIKDYCGTCTKCIDACPTDAIVAPYVVDGSKCISYFTIELKENIPNEVKGKFNNWMFGCDICQDVCPWNSFSKPHAEPHFKANAELLGMKRQDWEELTEETFRRVFKDSAVKRTKFAGLKRNMEFLKT
- a CDS encoding PorT family protein: MKNAVIITLFICAFTCTAKAQTRFKPGLKAGIATSQVEGDTYGGFDKFGFDGGVTLNGKLSEKWRAQFEILFVQKGSKHIGDGSKGDYSFYLMRLNYVEVPLLLQYQLKKFTFEIGPGIGYLINAKEYDAVGEIYNPIPFYKTEVSASIGINYQIYKKLGINWRFTNSMLPIRKYASGASFWFNPGQRNNVLAFTLTYRFGDAEQP